In Necator americanus strain Aroian chromosome IV, whole genome shotgun sequence, the following proteins share a genomic window:
- a CDS encoding hypothetical protein (NECATOR_CHRIV.G13640.T2), whose protein sequence is MGPSRPTVMDFAIMGHITILTATIHSAASSIAAYATASRASCRFDPTTSAFMIYTVRTFNEKKPLRNGFDPLLRHPASDSDDRKWAWAQIALAVMVVRCTACLYRPVMRLLSSVRLLYLNYTSASIHALINILLKLFGLF, encoded by the coding sequence atgggaccatcgcgaccTACAGTGATGGATTTTGCTATCATGGGTCACatcacgatcctaaccgctacgatTCACAGCGCTGCCTCGAGcatagccgcttacgcaactgcatctcgtgcttcatgtcgtttcgacccgaccaCATCTGCTTTCATGATCTATACAGTGCGAACattcaacgagaaaaaaccACTGAGAAATGGATTTGACCCACTACTTCGACACCCTGCATCAGACAGCGATGATCGAAAATGGGCATGGGCTCAAATAGCCCTCGCTGTTATGGTTGTCCGTTGTACAGCTTGCCTGTATCGTCCAGTAATGCGGCTACTTTCGTCTGTACGCCTTCTATATCTGAACTATACTTCCGCTTCTATACATGCACTTATAAATATTCTACTGAAACTCTTTGGCCTGTTTTAA
- a CDS encoding hypothetical protein (NECATOR_CHRIV.G13640.T1) encodes MKCSCVSGCARSGEVETAVGVEMGPSRPTVMDFAIMGHITILTATIHSAASSIAAYATASRASCRFDPTTSAFMIYTVRTFNEKKPLRNGFDPLLRHPASDSDDRKWAWAQIALAVMVVRCTACLYRPVMRLLSSVRLLYLNYTSASIHALINILLKLFGLF; translated from the coding sequence atgaagtgcagttgcgtaagcggctgcgctcgaagcggcgaggtggagacagcggttggagtcgagatgggaccatcgcgaccTACAGTGATGGATTTTGCTATCATGGGTCACatcacgatcctaaccgctacgatTCACAGCGCTGCCTCGAGcatagccgcttacgcaactgcatctcgtgcttcatgtcgtttcgacccgaccaCATCTGCTTTCATGATCTATACAGTGCGAACattcaacgagaaaaaaccACTGAGAAATGGATTTGACCCACTACTTCGACACCCTGCATCAGACAGCGATGATCGAAAATGGGCATGGGCTCAAATAGCCCTCGCTGTTATGGTTGTCCGTTGTACAGCTTGCCTGTATCGTCCAGTAATGCGGCTACTTTCGTCTGTACGCCTTCTATATCTGAACTATACTTCCGCTTCTATACATGCACTTATAAATATTCTACTGAAACTCTTTGGCCTGTTTTAA
- a CDS encoding hypothetical protein (NECATOR_CHRIV.G13641.T1): MSSVRGNLCRRIYDELSQQFSEEVSELVKRYGYSMENVNCCMKRLLKIAESRDPTPNDLTMSAALKNMSKDHLEQFFRIFRNLVKFEENKRKKEEICGGSADTQKNHNGCFARASEFHSGNNVRRQAEYVSTEDSSEEIEELSDSSDSQPIGENQYEVERIISRIKNADGSYVYHVKWVGYESSSEPENFVDEKDMLCPDLIKEFEDLERLRIKLRAKKLKKQALLARKRKLEAEQRRRTLNTFSASKFSDEDESEGSINRNVCEVIDMCSSDSSSSEENFPTHSSKLPKSYSNCTHEKSERKEIVEKSPVRKDDHYDGFKYVRRESDGFQKGYKVVKVSVVTEHPISGRVVGVVVFAHPDGEEFAQYIPLREIHQHAPMELRQYFLTANTSDQRSLALSLVLQKPNKLQ, from the exons ATGTCATCAGTCAGAGGCAATCTATGCCGCCGCATATACGATGAATTGTCACAGCAGTTCTCCGAAGAAGTTAGCGAGCTAGTCAAACGATATGGATACAGCATG GAAAATGTCAACTGCTGTATGAAAAGGTTGTTGAAGATTGCTGAAAGTCGTGACCCAACTCCAAATGATCTGACTATGAGCGCAGCACTGAAAAACATGTCAAAGGACCACCTGGAGCAATTCTTTCGCATTTTCCGCAATCTTGTTAAATTTG aagaaaataaaagaaagaaagaggaaatttgTGGTGGCTCTGCAGATACGCAAAAGAATCACAATGGATGCTTTGCACGTGCTTCTGAATTTCATTCTGGCAACAATGTTCGCCGACAAGCTGAGTATGTAAGCACTGAAGACTCATCCGAGGAAATCGAAGAACTCAGTGATAGTTCTGATTCTCAGCCAATTGG AGAGAATCAGTACGAAGTTGAGCGCATAATCTCCCGAATT aaaaacgcCGACGGAAGTTATGTGTACCATGTCAAATGGGTTGGCTACGAGTCATCGTCAGAACCTGAGAATTTCGTTGACGAAAAGGACATG TTGTGCCCAGATCTTATAAAAGAATTCGAGGACTTAGAGCGGCTGAGGATAAAACTGAGAGCAAAGAAACTCAAAAAGCAAGCTCTGCTGGCAAGAAAACGAAAGCTGGAAGCAGAACAACGGAGAAGAACTTTG AATACCTTCTCTGCGTCGAAGTTTTCAGACGAAGATGAAAGTGAAGGCAGCATTAATCGAAAT GTATGCGAAGTTATAGACATGTGTTCCAGTGACAGTTCATCCAGTGAAGAGAATTTTccc acGCACTCATCAAAGCTGCCGAAAAGCTATTCAA actGTACGCATGAAAAgagcgaaagaaaagaaattgtagaaaaatcaCCG GTTCGGAAAGATGATCACTACGATGGTTTCAAATACGTAAGAAGAGAGTCTGATGGCTTCCAGAAAGGTTACAAG GTGGTCAAAGTCAGCGTAGTCACAGAACATCCTATCAGTGGTCGTGTTGTTGGAGTTGTTGTGTTCGCTCATCCAGATGGAGAGGAGTTTGCTCAGTACATCCCTCTACGCGAAATACATCAACATGCTCCTATG GAGCTTCGTCAATACTTCCTCACTGCCAATACTAGTGATCAAAGGAGTCTTGCATTGTCGCTTGTTCTACAGAAACCTAATAAATTACAGTGA